GATCCGTCGAGAGCATTAGGTGATCTTACTGGAATAAAGAAGCATTTCTGCAGGAAACATGGAGAGAAGAAGTGGAAATGTGATAAATGTTCTAAGAAATATGCTGTTCAGTCTGATTGGAAAGCTCACTCTAAGATTTGCGGCACCAGAGAGTATAAATGTGATTGTGGAACTTTATTTTCGAGGTTCttgtcaattttattttgcCTTTCGATTAGATACTTTTTCCAGGTGGGTTGGAATTTTGAAGTTAGTTTTGTTGTTATGAAGGAGGGATAGCTTCATCACACATAGAGCCTTTTGTGATGCTTTGGCAGAGGAGAGTGCCAGAGGTCAGCCTCCAGCTTCAAATCCGAATCCTAATCCTAATCCTGCTGCTGCAACTTCGAATTCAGAAACTGAGCTGAAGGTTGATCCAACTCCGCCTCAacaaccaccaccaccaccaccaccggCAGCTGTAGTTGTAGCTCCAGCTACAGTTTCAGCCCCACCCGTTCTATCTCAGTCAGCTGCTGTAATATCTTCTTCAGTTTCACCAATTCATAGTCCAGGTATACTGTTGACTCAAAGTTTGAAAGAAAGTTTGCATTTTTCTTGTTGGAATTTTTTGTgggtttatattttttttgccTTTACAAACAAGAAATCGTCTTTGTTTTGTCTCTCTTTAGTTGGATCTTGGAGTCTAGTAGTTTTTGTCTGGTATTGATCTTTGtatttattaagataaataGCACAGTATATTATTTTGCTTTAGTGCTAAAGGAagcaagaaatataaattttctttaagacTTGTGAGATTCAGTTTACGCAATCTTTGAtatgataaagaaaacaagTCATTCAAAAGCTAAAAGAGGGGGAAAGAGAAGTGGGTTTAGTTTATGGAAAGGGATCCACTATTGGCTCTTGCTTTTTCATCTAAAGTTCTTCATAAAGAAAAGCCTGACTTTCCATGACTGAATGTTTAAGTAACccttttatgttttcttcttttctcttgtttTTTTCGCATATGCAGAGTTGCCAGGTAATCCCACTCCAATTGTAGAAGAAGCACCAGCACAGGCGCCTGCTCCTGCACCTCTCCCAGCTTGTTTAAATGGAAGTTGTAGTAGCAGCACCAGCTCAAGCAGCAATGGCAGCACCAGCAATGGTGTCTTTGCTAGTCTATTTGCTTCCTCAACTGCATCTGGAAGCCTACAGCCACCTCAAACTCCTGCCTTTACTGACCTAATTCGGGCCATGTCTCGCCCTGAACGCCCAACAGATCTGCCTCCATCCTGCAATGAACCAATTTCTCTCTGTCTTTCTACCACTCATGGGTCGTCAATATTTGGTACTGGAGGACAAGAGCGTAGTCAATATGCACCTCCACGTCAACCAGCAATGTCTGCCACTGCACTATTGCAAAAAGCAGCTCAAATGGGGCCTGCTGCTACAAATGCATCATTGCTTCGTGGTTTGGGGATTGTGTCGTCTTCGTCATCATCATCTCAGCAAGACAATATGCAATGGGGTCATAGGCGAGTGGAGCCTGAAAACAGCTCAGTTACTGCTGGGCTAGGACTTGGATTACCTTGTGATGGAGGTTCAGGATTAAAGGAATTGATGATGGCAACTCCTTCTGTTTTTGGTCCTAAGCAAACTACCCTTGATTTTCTTGGATTGGGAATGGCTGCTGGTGGAGGTTCTAGCGGTGGCCTGTCAGCTCTAATTACGTCTATTGGTAGTGGTCTAGATGTAGCTGCTGCAGCAGCCTCTTTTGGAGGCGGAGAATTTTCTGGAAAAGACATGGGAAGGAGTTCATGATCTTGTCAAGGAAAGAACTATCACTTCCCTATTTTTGAACGGGGGGAGTCAAGGAAGGGTGTACAATTGAACAGAATATCTGGTCAGGTCATCACAGGCAGTCCtactattttaaattgttGTTCTGCCTTGATGATGCAGAGTTGTGATATGATGGGGTTTGAGAACTCTTTCTTTCCTCATCATGTATTGGGGGCTTAAGTTATTCGGCATAAATGTTAAGGTCACTTGAGCTTAAACAAAAAACCATCTCTTTGTTGGTCGACTTGGTCATCACATCAGCTGCTCTGTGATTGTCGAGATAAatcatgagaaaacaaacgaGAGTTCATAATTTGGTTAGCAGCTCCAGATCTAAATTGATAAACATGTAAAAATTTTGTTGTTGTGAGGTGGAATGCAGAGATGGACCCAGCATGTTGCTGGTGGTGGATGCTTTTTGAGTTGATCTTGTAACTGTCTATATTTAGA
The sequence above is drawn from the Ricinus communis isolate WT05 ecotype wild-type chromosome 7, ASM1957865v1, whole genome shotgun sequence genome and encodes:
- the LOC8264196 gene encoding zinc finger protein GAI-ASSOCIATED FACTOR 1, which produces MSVDLDNSSTASGEASVFSSGNQPQPPKSTAKKKRNLPGMPDPDAEVIALSPKTLLATNRFVCEICNKGFQRDQNLQLHRRGHNLPWKLRQRSSKEVKKRVYVCPEPTCVHHDPSRALGDLTGIKKHFCRKHGEKKWKCDKCSKKYAVQSDWKAHSKICGTREYKCDCGTLFSRRDSFITHRAFCDALAEESARGQPPASNPNPNPNPAAATSNSETELKVDPTPPQQPPPPPPPAAVVVAPATVSAPPVLSQSAAVISSSVSPIHSPELPGNPTPIVEEAPAQAPAPAPLPACLNGSCSSSTSSSSNGSTSNGVFASLFASSTASGSLQPPQTPAFTDLIRAMSRPERPTDLPPSCNEPISLCLSTTHGSSIFGTGGQERSQYAPPRQPAMSATALLQKAAQMGPAATNASLLRGLGIVSSSSSSSQQDNMQWGHRRVEPENSSVTAGLGLGLPCDGGSGLKELMMATPSVFGPKQTTLDFLGLGMAAGGGSSGGLSALITSIGSGLDVAAAAASFGGGEFSGKDMGRSS